In Gemmatimonadales bacterium, a genomic segment contains:
- a CDS encoding polysaccharide ABC transporter ATP-binding protein, which yields MCRAAIRVEGLGKEYHIGTVRGSRTLREDLADLARAPFRRGAMSGAGPKGRTVWALRDVSLEVQRGEVMAIIGGNGAGKSTLLKILSRIVAPTEGWAKIEGRVGSLLEAGTGFHSELTGRENVYMSGAILGMRKAEIERKFEQIVAFADIGPFLDTPVKRYSSGMQVRLAFAVAAHLEPEVLIVDEVLAVGDAEFQKKCLGRMQDVSRGDGRTVLFVSHNMDAVQRLCDRAVLLERGRAVAMGPTADIVAQYLARADAPSSAGAWIDLSGVERRGSGVARVVRARYRSDLEAAGGQPYPDGPLTIGLAIETVAPCTIASLAVTLSEVHGTKLVNADTITLGHTFRLEPGEHRLALRIPELHLNPGVYGMGFWLAGPLGVIHDHVRPGFDLEVVAQQSPGLGRTPSDDGLVTCRLELLDSD from the coding sequence GTGTGCCGCGCGGCGATCCGGGTCGAGGGCCTGGGCAAGGAGTACCACATCGGGACCGTGCGGGGATCGCGGACGCTGCGGGAGGACTTGGCGGACCTGGCACGCGCGCCATTCCGCCGCGGCGCGATGTCAGGTGCGGGGCCGAAGGGCCGTACCGTGTGGGCCCTGCGCGACGTCTCGCTCGAGGTCCAGCGCGGCGAGGTCATGGCCATCATCGGCGGGAACGGCGCGGGCAAGAGCACGCTGCTCAAGATCCTCTCGCGCATCGTCGCGCCGACCGAGGGCTGGGCCAAGATCGAGGGGCGGGTCGGGTCGCTCCTCGAGGCGGGCACCGGCTTCCACTCCGAGCTCACCGGGCGCGAGAACGTCTACATGAGCGGCGCCATTCTGGGCATGCGGAAGGCGGAGATCGAGCGGAAATTCGAGCAGATCGTGGCGTTTGCCGACATCGGGCCGTTCCTCGACACCCCCGTGAAACGCTACTCCAGCGGCATGCAGGTGCGGCTCGCCTTCGCCGTGGCCGCCCATCTCGAGCCCGAGGTGCTGATCGTGGACGAGGTGCTCGCGGTGGGCGACGCCGAGTTCCAGAAGAAATGCCTCGGGAGAATGCAGGACGTCTCGCGGGGCGACGGTCGGACGGTCCTCTTCGTGAGCCACAATATGGACGCGGTGCAGCGACTCTGCGACCGGGCCGTCCTACTGGAGCGGGGACGCGCTGTCGCCATGGGCCCGACGGCGGACATCGTGGCGCAGTATCTCGCGCGGGCCGATGCCCCGTCCTCCGCAGGCGCCTGGATCGACCTGTCCGGGGTGGAGCGCCGGGGGAGCGGCGTGGCGCGGGTGGTCCGGGCGCGCTATCGGAGTGACCTCGAGGCCGCGGGCGGCCAGCCCTATCCGGATGGGCCGCTCACGATCGGTCTGGCCATTGAGACCGTGGCCCCGTGCACCATCGCGAGCCTGGCCGTGACACTCTCCGAGGTGCATGGGACGAAGCTCGTCAACGCCGACACGATCACGCTGGGACACACCTTTCGGCTGGAGCCAGGCGAGCACCGGCTGGCACTCCGGATTCCGGAGCTGCATCTCAACCCCGGGGTGTACGGGATGGGATTCTGGCTGGCGGGGCCGCTCGGCGTCATTCACGACCACGTGCGACCGGGGTTCGATCTCGAGGTGGTGGCCCAGCAATCGCCTGGCCTGGGGCGCACGCCGAGCGACGACGGGCTGGTCACCTGCCGGCTGGAGCTGCTGGACTCCGACTGA